One Maribacter sp. HTCC2170 genomic window, CAAGGACTAGAGCCTTTAAATTTGGAATATTCAAAACACTCTCAAAAACTGATTCGTTGATTCCTGGAAATATTTTTAAAACTGCAACATTCGTATCCATTTTATGATGGACCTTGAACTTTTTACCTCTTTTCTTTTTTTCTATGTATTCAGGATACACCTTTAAGTGAACTCCAGATTCAGCCAATGGCGGATAATTTAATGAACTAAAGGCTTGAAAATGTTCAGCATTGATTTTCGTAGTTCTATTTGCCCTATACAGTTTGTACTCAAAATAAAGTCCCACTTCTTGAATAACCGACTTGCCTTTTTCTCTTAACGCCGCTATCTGAATAGAGGTAATAAGATTTTCTTTTGCATCAGTACGTAAATCCCCAATGGGTAATTGAGAACCCGTAAAAATAACTGGTTTGCCCAAATTCTCCAGCATAAAACTCAAAGCTGAAGCCGTATAACTCATGGTATCACTACCGTGCAACACCACAAAACCATCGTACAAAGAATAATTGACCTCAATCAATTCAGCAATATCCGTCCAATGCTTAGGGTTCATATTCGAAGAATCCAAAGGTTCATCAAAAGAGACACTTTCAATATTACAATCCAGCTGATTAAGTTCAGGTATACTTTTTAACAAAGTATTGAAATCAAAAGCTTTAAGTACTCCAGATTCATAATCTTTCACCATACCTATGGTACCACCAGTATAAATAAGAAGTATGTTTGGTTTTTCATTCATAATAATCAAATTCCAAATATTTTCTTAGAATTCGCTGTTGTAATATCAGCAATCTCTTGTTTACTTACGCCATAAATCCCAGAAAGCTTTTCCAAAACATTAAGAATGTAGGCACTTTCATTTCGCTTACCACGATAAGGGGTTGGCGCCAAATATGGCGCATCTGTCTCAAGTACAATATATTCTAAATCAATTTCTTTTAAAAATTTATCAATTTTTCCGTTCTTAAAAGTCACCACTCCCCCAATGCCTAATTTCATACCATAAGATATTGCTCTTCTAGCCTGTTCAATTGTTCCAGTAAAACAATGGAAAATTCCGAATAAATCATCACCTTTCTCCATTTCAAGAATCTCAAATATTTCATCAAAAGACTCTCTACAGTGAATCACTATAGGTAGCTTATATTTTTTTGCCAACTGTATTTGAAAGCGGAAAGCTGTTTGTTGTTCTTTCAAAAAACTTTTATCCCAATACAAATCAATACCAATTTCTCCAACCGCATAAAAACTTCTTTTCGCCAACATTTCTTCAACATGTGCCAATTCATCTTTATAGTTTTCTTTCACATGTGTGGGATGCAATCCGGTCATTAAAAACATGTTTTCAGGATAAGCTTTTTCCAAAGCCAGCATAGCCTCAGTATAACTTGAATCGATTGCCGGGATAAAAAAACGTTCAACGCCCAAATCCATAGCTTTTTTTATCATCTCATCCCTGTCCTCATCAAAGGCCTCACTATAAAGATGGGTATGCGTGTCAGTCAAAATCATTTACAATTAATTAATTTGTTTCTTCTAATTAAATACTTTCCACCAGTGTACAATCTGGCCAGAGCTAACCTAATAAAGGCTCATTTCATGGACAAAAATAGCCTTATCTTTGAGAAAAAAATAGATGTTGAGCCTCAAAAAGTTCTTGAAAAAGAAAAAGTACATTAGAGTTCCCTTAGTGTTTACTGCAACCAATC contains:
- a CDS encoding asparaginase; this encodes MNEKPNILLIYTGGTIGMVKDYESGVLKAFDFNTLLKSIPELNQLDCNIESVSFDEPLDSSNMNPKHWTDIAELIEVNYSLYDGFVVLHGSDTMSYTASALSFMLENLGKPVIFTGSQLPIGDLRTDAKENLITSIQIAALREKGKSVIQEVGLYFEYKLYRANRTTKINAEHFQAFSSLNYPPLAESGVHLKVYPEYIEKKKRGKKFKVHHKMDTNVAVLKIFPGINESVFESVLNIPNLKALVLETYGAGNAPTEKWLLNCLKNAIDRGLHIVNVTQCSGGSVIMGQYETSKDLRKMQVINGKDITTEAAITKLMYLLGNKVSPKLFKTIFETSLRGEMQ
- a CDS encoding TatD family hydrolase, whose protein sequence is MILTDTHTHLYSEAFDEDRDEMIKKAMDLGVERFFIPAIDSSYTEAMLALEKAYPENMFLMTGLHPTHVKENYKDELAHVEEMLAKRSFYAVGEIGIDLYWDKSFLKEQQTAFRFQIQLAKKYKLPIVIHCRESFDEIFEILEMEKGDDLFGIFHCFTGTIEQARRAISYGMKLGIGGVVTFKNGKIDKFLKEIDLEYIVLETDAPYLAPTPYRGKRNESAYILNVLEKLSGIYGVSKQEIADITTANSKKIFGI